The Panicum hallii strain FIL2 chromosome 9, PHallii_v3.1, whole genome shotgun sequence genome has a window encoding:
- the LOC112878178 gene encoding dnaJ homolog subfamily C member 8 — translation MGSSEVDEDQLLKSFLAEVSEAERDNEVLRILGCFKLNPFEHLKLSFDSSPDEVKKQYRKLSLLVHPDKCKHPQAQEAFAALAKAQQLLLDPQERGYILDQVTAAKEELRAKRKKELKKDSASKIKSLVDEGKYEEQFERSDEFQQQLIIKVREILTEKEWRRRKMQMRISEEEGRLKKDEEETKEMWKRKREHEEKWEETRDQRVSSWRDFMKTGKKGRKGEIKPPKLKTEDPNKSYVQRPVKRN, via the exons ATGGGGTCGTCGGAGGTCGACGAGGACCAGCTCCTCAAGAGCTTCCTGGCGGAGGTCAGCGAGGCCGAGCGCGACAACGAAGTGCTCAG GATACTTGGGTGCTTCAAGTTAAACCCCTTTGAGCATCTTAAGTTGTCTTTTGATTCATCTCCAGATGAGGTCAAGAAGCAATATAGGAAG TTGTCATTGTTAGTCCATCCTGATAAATGCAAGCATCCGCAGGCACAAGAAGCTTTTGCAG CTCTGGCAAAAGCACAGCAACTCCTGCTTGATCCACAGGAAAGAGGATACATTCTTGACCAAGTTACTGCTGCAAAAG AAGAGTTGAGGGCAAAGAGAAAAAAGGAGCTGAAGAAAGACAGTGCATCCAAGATAAAATCCCTCGTAGACGAG GGAAAATATGAAGAGCAGTTTGAAAGATCGGATGAATTTCAGCAGCAACTAATAATTAAAGTGCGTGAAATTTTGACGGAGAAAGAGTGGCGTAGGAGAAAAATGCAAATGAGG ATatcagaggaagaaggaagacttaagaaggatgaggaggaaacaaaagagatgtggaagaggaagagagagcATGAAGAGAAGTGGGAGGAGACCAGAGATCAGCGG GTCTCTAGCTGGAGGGATTTCATGAAGACAGGAAAGAAG GGACGGAAAGGCGAAATCAAACCCCCAAAACTTAAGACTGAAGATCCAAACAAGTCTTATGTGCAAAGGCCAGTGAAGCGCAATTAA